The Pseudoalteromonas tunicata genome segment GCTTAACATGACCATATTTCTCTTTGATACGAAAATATATCAATAAACAGACAATATTCGTAATGCAAAATTTCGAACCGCAGTATATCAGCGCAATATCAAATAAAACAGGTTTGGCTTATTATCGAATGGTATAACTCAAAGGTAACTGACATAACAGAAAAGGCATATTTTGCTTTGAAAAAGATAAATATCTAAAAATGCAAAAAGCGGGATAACCCGCTTTAAAGTGTTCAGAGTGATACTGCTATTGCAGCAGATCTCCATTAGGTTCTATATTGGTTGCGTGCAGCCCTTTAGGACCCGCTTGCAATTCAAATGTCACATCTTGACCCGCTTTTAGCGTTTTGTAACCGTCCATCACAATTGTCGAAAAGTGAGCAAAGATGTCTTCTTCACGACCGTCAGCAACTATGAACCCAAAACCTTTGGCGTTATTAAACCATTTGACTTTTCCGCAAGCCATACTTCTACATCCTTCTATAAGTTGACTAATTTAGTTATTCTAAACAACTATTAATTGGTAAACTGGTTAGCGAGTAACCATGTTCATAACGACTGTAGTTTAATTGTACAATCAGTCAAGTGTTTTTTGGTTGTTTTTTTAATCAAATAAATTTTAATTATTTTTCTTTCTCGAGTTTGCTTGAGAACCAATGAGATGACTATATTAATATTATGAGTGGTTTAAAAGAGTCAGATTTAATCGATACCGTTCGGGAAAATGAGAAGCAAAAACTTCGACCGCCAAAACAGTATCATGTAATTTTAAATAACGATGATTACACCCCAATGGATTTTGTCATTGAGGTCATTATGAAATTTTTTAACAAAACAAGTGAACAAGCGGCAGAAATTATGCTCAAAGTTCATTATGAGGGTAAAGCAGTGTGTGGTGTTTATTCTGCAGAAATTGCTGAAACAAAAGTCGCTCAAGTCAATCAATACGCACGTGATAATGAGCATCCACTGCTTTGTAGTTATGAGCAGGTATAACCAGAGACAAATCTGAGCTGTTAGGAGTTGCCTATGCTAAACAAAGATCTTGAAATCACCCTAAATTCCGCTTTTCGCGAAGCGAGATCACGTCGTCATGAATTTATGACGGTAGAGCATTTATTATTAGCCTTACTCGATAACCCAGCTGCTATTGAAGCCTTAACTGGCTGTGGTACTGATTTGAGTAATTTAAAAGCTTCATTATCTGATTTTATTAATGAAACAACACCGTTAATTCCAGAATTAGAACAAGAACGAGAAACACAACCAACACTTGGTTTTCAGCGCGTCTTACAACGAGCTGTTTTTCATGTTCAATCTTCAGGTAAAAATGAAGTAACAGGTGCTAATGTTTTAGTGGCAATTTTTAGTGAGCAGGAAAGCCAAGCAGTTTACTTACTCAAGAAAAATGACGTTACACGCTTGGATATTGTTAATTTTATTTCTCACGGAATATCAAAGCTAGATTCTCACCATGATGATGAAGATCATGAAGAAATGTCTGATGAGGCGTTAGAGTCTCCACAAGATGAAAATAATCAGTTAGCTAACTTTACAACGAACTTAAATAAAGAAGCCAAAGCAGGTCATATTGATCCCTTGATCGGTCGTGACTTAGAAGTTGAGCGTGCAGTGCAAGTGCTCTGTCGTCGTAAAAAGAATAATCCATTATTAGTAGGTGAAGCTGGGGTTGGTAAAACGGCAATCGCAGAGGGCCTTGCATACCGCATCATCAACAAAGATGTGCCTGAAGTTATTCAAGATGCCGTTGTTTATTCGCTTGATATGGGGGCATTACTTGCGGGTACCAAATACCGTGGCGATTTTGAAAAACGTTTTAAAATGTTATTAAAACAGCTGCAAAAAGAACCTGATGCAATTTTATTTATTGATGAAATTCATACCATCATCGGTGCAGGAGCGGCATCGGGTGGTGTAATGGACGCATCAAATTTAATTAAACCATTACTGTCGAGCGGTAAGTTACGCTGTATGGGTTCTACAACGTATGGTGAGTTTAAAAATATTTTTGAAAAAGACAGAGCGCTTGTGCGTCGTTTTCAAAAAATAGATGTAGCAGAACCTTCAATTGAAGATACAACTAAAATTTTAAACGGCTTAAAAGAACGTTATGAGCAGCATCATGGCATTCGTTATACTCAAAAAGCCTTACGTGCTGCTGCTGAACTAAGCGCAAAATACATTAACGAGCGTCATTTACCCGATAAAGCGATTGATGTGATTGATGAAGCGGGTGCAAGCCAACGTTTACTTGCGGCTTCAAAACGCAAAAAAACGATAGGTGTTGCAGATATTGAGCAAATTATTGCAAAAATGGCGCGTATTCCTCAGCAAAGTGTTTCTTCATCTGACAAAGAAACCCTTAAAAATATTGATCGTAATTTAAAAATGGTGGTATTTGGCCAAGACGAATCGATTGATGCATTAACTGCTGCAATTAGATTATCTCGGTCTGGCTTATCAAGTGAAGATAAACCAATTGGTTCATTCTTATTTGCAGGACCCACGGGTGTTGGTAAAACCGAAGTTACTAAGCAGCTTGCTAAATGTATGGGTGTTGAGCTTATCCGTTTTGATATGTCTGAATACCTTGAACGACATGCTATTAGCCGTTTGATTGGTGCGCCCCCAGGTTATGTGGGGTTTGAACAAGGTGGATTACTTACTGAAGCTGTTATTAAACAACCACATGCTGTTGTATTACTTGATGAAATTGAAAAAGCTCACCCAGATATTTTTAATATCTTACTGCAAGTAATGGATCACGGCACACTTACAGATAATAATGGTCGAAAAGCTGATTTTAGAAATATTATCTTAGTAATGACCACAAATGCGGGTGTGCAAGAAACAATTCGTAAGTCGATTGGTTTTAAACAACAAGATCATTCACATGATGCAATGTCTGAAATTAATAAAACCTTTACACCAGAGTTTAGAAATCGACTTGATAATATTATTTGGTTCAACCATCTAAACGAAGAGGTGATTTTACAAGTTGTTGATAAGTTTATTGTTGAATTACAAGCTCAGCTGGATAAAAAATCAGTCTGTTTAGAGCTTACCAACGAAGCGCGTCAATGGCTTGCCAATGCGGGCTACGACCAAGCAATGGGCGCACGGCCAATGGCAAGAGTTATTCAAGAGCGCTTGAAAAAACCATTAGCCAATGAAATTTTATTTGGTGAGCTCTCAGAAGGTGGTACGGTAAGAATTAAGCTAAAAGATGATAAACTTGATTTTACTTTCGAAGGCAATCTCGAAACTGTTTAATGTTTAACATTATGTACAGTTAAAAAAGCCCAATATTAAATTGGGCTTTTTTGTCAAAAAAATTCTATTTAAATGTAACTTTATTGATATTTTGAAGATAAATGTATATATTTTGAGCACTCAATCCGTTTTCGCTGTGTTAGCGAAAAACCCTTTTAAATACTGGTAATTTAGTATTTAAGCTCCTCGACTAACTCTATATTATTTGAATACTAAATCGATCCCAAATAGTGTTTTATGAATTCGTAAGGCTGATTTATTTTTTCCTAAACTTGTGTTGGGGTAGGTAAATCACTCTGGATTTTATGGAAAAATCCCGCTTGCAACCATAGGTTCTTCAGATTTTTTCACTGATTTGAAAATTGATTATCGTTATTAAGTTAACCTCAATACTGGATAATAAATCTTTCTCAGGTCTATATTTTCAACGCTAAAGCGATGTTAATGTTTAATTGACCTACTATTGACGCGACAATCAACGTTGTTATTTTTGAAAATCAATACCTAGAGATGAATAGCTTGAGTATTTATTTTTAATTCAATAAGTTGGTAAATCTCTTATCTAAAACAGTGGCAAAGTTACATAGTTTCATCTTGTTTCTTATTTAGGGTGGAAAAGTGTTGCTTTTGTAAATAATTCAATACAAATTCCATAGAATTAAACCTCTGTTAAGTTCCTACTATCGTGTCGAACCTAGCTTTTTCTGCCGTTGAATTAATTAAATCAATATGGTTAATTTTTTGTAAATAAAAAGTTGATAAATGTAAATTGGGTACTAGGATTGCTTTTGAGTCTTATGTTCCTATTTTAACTTAAACTCTTTGGTTATGCAGTGTCAGAGAACGAATTTAAGGCTCTAAATATAACAATATTCCCACTATTTCGGGAACGACAACAATTTGGAGAGAACAGAATGAATTCAAAAACGCTATTTAAATTAAGCATGGTTTGTGCGTGCGTCTTAGCAACCGTCGGAGCTCACGCGGCCGAGAGACAATTTTTACGTGATCAAAATTCACAATTGTCTATGCCTATGCTTAGTCAAGCAGCGCTGAGTGCACCACAAGCACAACTATTAGGGTTAGGTGCACACGATACACTCGCACCACGTAAGCATTATGTTTCTGCTAATGGCGATACCACAATTCGATACCAACAACTTTATCAAGGCATACCGGTTATTGGTGATGATGTTATTTTATCTTATCGTTCAAACGGTGCTTTTAAATATGCAAATGGCGCAATTGTAAAAGGTATTGAACAAGATGTACCGTCGGTTAATCCATTTATTAACGAAAAAATGGCTATGTCTGCGGGCCAATTGAGTTCAATTGAAGGTGTTGCCGATGCTAAAGAGCAAGATAAAAAAGATAAAAAAACGCGCCTTGCAATTTGGGTAGATCCTCAAGGTAAAGCGCATCTGGTTTATGAAGTTAGTTATGTTGTTCACGGTTCAAAACCTTCACGCCCTTATATGATCATTGATGCGTTTAGCGGTGAAATTCTATATCAATATGACAACTTGCAAACTGCAAATGCAACAGGGCCTGGTGGTAACCAGAAAACGGGTAAGTATTTTTATGGTACAGATTTTGGTAGCTTAAATGTTACCCAATCGGGTAATAGCTGCGTGATGAATAGCCCAAATGTAAAAACCATTAACTTAAATAATGGTACCAGCGGTAGCAGTGCATATAGTTTTACTTGCCCTGAAAATACCTATCGAGAAATCAATGGTGCTTTCTCGCCCCTTAATGATGCTCATTATTTCGGTAACGTTGTTTACAATATGTATAACGATTGGGTAGGTACGCCGCCTCTGAGTTTCCAATTGCAAATGCGTGTGCATTATCAAAATAATTACGAAAATGCCTTCTGGGATGGCACGGCAATGACCTTTGGTGATGGTGCGACTACTTTTTATCCTCTTGTAAGCTTAGATGTTTCAAGCCATGAAGTTAGTCATGGTTTTACTGAACAAAATTCAGGTTTAGTTTATTCAGGTAAATCAGGGGGCTTAAACGAAGCATTTTCTGATATGGCGGGGGAAGCTGCTGAAAATTATATGAATGGCACCAATGATTGGTTAGTGGGTGAACAAATATTTAAAGGTAACGGTGCATTACGTTATATGGATGACCCTACTAAAGATGGTCGCTCTATTGGTCATCAATCTGATTACTCTTCGGGCATGGATGTACATCACAGTTCAGGTGTGTTTAATAAAGCTTTTTATTTGCTTGCGAACAAATCCGGCTGGAATACACAAAAAGCATTTAAAGTGTTTGCTAAAGCAAACCAACAATATTGGTCGGCAAATGTAAACTGGGATCAGGCTGGTGGCGGTGCAATGGATGCAGCGTGTGACTTGGGGTTTGACGTTGATGATGTAAAAGCAGCGCTTAATGCTGTTGGCGTTAACTCTTCAGTGTCTTCAGGAAGTCCGTGTGGCGTGACGCAGCCTGATACAGAACTTCAAAACGGTGTGCCATATACAGGTATTTCTGGTTCGTCAAAACAACAAATATTTTTCACTTTAGATGTGCCAGCAGGAGCAAGCAATTTGAACTTCCAAACAAGTGGTGGTTCAGGTGATGCAGATTTATATGTTAAATATGGCAGCAAACCAACATTACAAAATTCTGATTGCAGTAGCACCAACGCAACGAGCACAGAAAACTGTGACATTACATCGGCGCAAGCAGGTACTTATCATGTAATGGTTGAGGCTTGGAATGCGATTAGTAATGTGACACTTACTGGTAGCTATACCACATCTGGTGGTAACGATAATGAGCCAATTAATAAAACATATAATGATGTTTCAGTTGCTCGTAATAGTTGGCAACGATTTACACAAGATTTAGCTACAGGCTATAACACTATGACGGTAACAATCTCAGGTGGTAGCGGTGATGCAGATCTTTATGTCACACAAGGTAGCCAATCAACCACTTCAAATTATGATTGTCGTCCATATCAAAATGGTAACTCAGAAACATGTACCTTCACTAATCCGGCTGCGGGTACTTGGTATATCGATTTAAGAGGGTATAGCTCAGCATCAGGTGTCACTTTGACCATCGAAGCGAACTAATCATCTTTTAAATGGCAAGAGGCGTAAAGCCTCTTTTTTTATTGAGTAATTAATATGTTAAAAAAATCATGTATTTCAATCTCTTTGCTGCTAATGACTCAAGTATGTTATGCAGAAAATGATGTATGGATCACCATAGGCAAAGATGCTGTGCCTGTTGTAAATAAACAACTTCCACATTTATTCAAAGACTATCAGCCTTCGGAGTTATTATCGTTTAGTAGCTTGCAAGACAGTAGAATAATGAATATTAATGAGCAAAATTTAGCTGAACTCAGTGCGGTTATGCATAGTGAATTTAACCGCTGTGCAGGCTTTATTGCTCATGATAGTTATCAAGCTGCAGTTGCATATAATCAAATGGTGAGTGAGGTGACACCGCAAAATTTTAATGGTTATAGCATTGATAATGCGCCAACGGTTAATGCATTGGTTGCTTCATTAAATCAAACCGATTTAACTGCAACAGTAACGCAATTGAGTAACTACCATAATCGTTATTACACTCAGCAAACGGGGCAAGATGCGGCAAACTGGTTAAAAAATCATTGGCAAAGTGTAGCAAGCTCTCGCTCTGATATTAGTATTGAGTTGTTTAATCATACTTGGTCACAACCGTCGGTTATTGCAACAATAACAGGCACCTCAGCGGCGCAAGATATAGTTGTTATTGGTGGCCATTTAGATTCTATTAATCAATCTAACCCTACGGCTGGACGCGCTCCTGGCGCGGATGATAATGCATCTGGGATAG includes the following:
- the cspD gene encoding cold shock domain-containing protein CspD, with translation MACGKVKWFNNAKGFGFIVADGREEDIFAHFSTIVMDGYKTLKAGQDVTFELQAGPKGLHATNIEPNGDLLQ
- the clpS gene encoding ATP-dependent Clp protease adapter ClpS — its product is MSGLKESDLIDTVRENEKQKLRPPKQYHVILNNDDYTPMDFVIEVIMKFFNKTSEQAAEIMLKVHYEGKAVCGVYSAEIAETKVAQVNQYARDNEHPLLCSYEQV
- the clpA gene encoding ATP-dependent Clp protease ATP-binding subunit ClpA; the encoded protein is MLNKDLEITLNSAFREARSRRHEFMTVEHLLLALLDNPAAIEALTGCGTDLSNLKASLSDFINETTPLIPELEQERETQPTLGFQRVLQRAVFHVQSSGKNEVTGANVLVAIFSEQESQAVYLLKKNDVTRLDIVNFISHGISKLDSHHDDEDHEEMSDEALESPQDENNQLANFTTNLNKEAKAGHIDPLIGRDLEVERAVQVLCRRKKNNPLLVGEAGVGKTAIAEGLAYRIINKDVPEVIQDAVVYSLDMGALLAGTKYRGDFEKRFKMLLKQLQKEPDAILFIDEIHTIIGAGAASGGVMDASNLIKPLLSSGKLRCMGSTTYGEFKNIFEKDRALVRRFQKIDVAEPSIEDTTKILNGLKERYEQHHGIRYTQKALRAAAELSAKYINERHLPDKAIDVIDEAGASQRLLAASKRKKTIGVADIEQIIAKMARIPQQSVSSSDKETLKNIDRNLKMVVFGQDESIDALTAAIRLSRSGLSSEDKPIGSFLFAGPTGVGKTEVTKQLAKCMGVELIRFDMSEYLERHAISRLIGAPPGYVGFEQGGLLTEAVIKQPHAVVLLDEIEKAHPDIFNILLQVMDHGTLTDNNGRKADFRNIILVMTTNAGVQETIRKSIGFKQQDHSHDAMSEINKTFTPEFRNRLDNIIWFNHLNEEVILQVVDKFIVELQAQLDKKSVCLELTNEARQWLANAGYDQAMGARPMARVIQERLKKPLANEILFGELSEGGTVRIKLKDDKLDFTFEGNLETV
- a CDS encoding M4 family metallopeptidase encodes the protein MNSKTLFKLSMVCACVLATVGAHAAERQFLRDQNSQLSMPMLSQAALSAPQAQLLGLGAHDTLAPRKHYVSANGDTTIRYQQLYQGIPVIGDDVILSYRSNGAFKYANGAIVKGIEQDVPSVNPFINEKMAMSAGQLSSIEGVADAKEQDKKDKKTRLAIWVDPQGKAHLVYEVSYVVHGSKPSRPYMIIDAFSGEILYQYDNLQTANATGPGGNQKTGKYFYGTDFGSLNVTQSGNSCVMNSPNVKTINLNNGTSGSSAYSFTCPENTYREINGAFSPLNDAHYFGNVVYNMYNDWVGTPPLSFQLQMRVHYQNNYENAFWDGTAMTFGDGATTFYPLVSLDVSSHEVSHGFTEQNSGLVYSGKSGGLNEAFSDMAGEAAENYMNGTNDWLVGEQIFKGNGALRYMDDPTKDGRSIGHQSDYSSGMDVHHSSGVFNKAFYLLANKSGWNTQKAFKVFAKANQQYWSANVNWDQAGGGAMDAACDLGFDVDDVKAALNAVGVNSSVSSGSPCGVTQPDTELQNGVPYTGISGSSKQQIFFTLDVPAGASNLNFQTSGGSGDADLYVKYGSKPTLQNSDCSSTNATSTENCDITSAQAGTYHVMVEAWNAISNVTLTGSYTTSGGNDNEPINKTYNDVSVARNSWQRFTQDLATGYNTMTVTISGGSGDADLYVTQGSQSTTSNYDCRPYQNGNSETCTFTNPAAGTWYIDLRGYSSASGVTLTIEAN